The Microbacterium maritypicum genome contains a region encoding:
- a CDS encoding YebC/PmpR family DNA-binding transcriptional regulator — protein sequence MSGHSKWATTKHKKAIIDSRRAKSWAKLIKNIEVAAKLGGPDLAGNPTLFDAVQKAKKTSVPKDNIDRAVKRGAGIGGEAVEYLSIMYEGYGPNGVALMIECLTDNKNRAAAEVRTALSRNGGTLADPGSVAYNFSRKGVIVVGSEGTSEDDVMMAALEAGAEEIEPHAEGFEVITEATDLVAVRSALQEAGIDYESADVEFVPNLKVEIDADTARKIFRLIDALEDSEDVQNVFTNFDLTPEVQAELENDEA from the coding sequence ATGTCCGGGCATTCCAAGTGGGCGACCACGAAGCACAAGAAGGCCATCATCGACTCCAGGCGCGCGAAGTCCTGGGCCAAGCTCATCAAGAACATCGAGGTCGCCGCGAAGCTCGGCGGACCTGACCTGGCGGGCAACCCGACGCTCTTCGACGCGGTGCAGAAGGCGAAGAAGACCTCTGTCCCGAAGGACAACATCGATCGCGCGGTGAAGCGCGGCGCAGGTATCGGCGGCGAGGCCGTCGAGTACCTCTCGATCATGTACGAAGGCTATGGGCCCAACGGTGTCGCGCTCATGATCGAGTGTCTGACCGACAACAAGAACCGCGCGGCCGCCGAGGTGCGCACGGCTCTCAGCCGCAACGGCGGCACGCTGGCCGACCCGGGCAGCGTGGCCTACAACTTCAGCCGCAAGGGCGTCATCGTCGTCGGCTCCGAGGGCACCTCCGAGGACGACGTCATGATGGCGGCGCTCGAGGCGGGTGCCGAGGAGATCGAGCCGCACGCCGAGGGCTTCGAGGTCATCACCGAAGCGACCGACCTCGTGGCCGTGCGCAGCGCGCTCCAGGAAGCGGGGATCGACTACGAATCGGCCGACGTCGAGTTCGTCCCGAACCTCAAGGTCGAGATCGACGCCGACACGGCGCGCAAGATCTTCCGTCTGATCGACGCCCTGGAAGACAGCGAAGACGTGCAGAACGTGTTCACCAACTTCGATCTGACCCCCGAGGTCCAGGCCGAACTGGAGAACGACGAGGCGTAG
- the secD gene encoding protein translocase subunit SecD produces MASSSPVRHAWRVLLGLLLVTGVLFGINALGVYVFKDSNGEAASSWSPELALDLQGGTQIVLSAETEDGAAPSTEQLDQAAAIIRQRVDASGVAEADITTEGGQNIVVQIPGEADAQTRERIQSSAQLEFRPVLYTTAATNEFVGEDGNSTPYPSPDPGLNSTPTAEPTDASDLSWVTDKLAAEFQAYDCANPDNNAAKAPKDQPLIACSADGTAKYILGPAELDGTAITDASAGRDPKSGAWLVQLTMNGDGADAFGKVSTRLNQNRIDGLTPRDQFAFVLDGNVISAPRMNGQILDGKPSISGSFTQETATTLADQLKFGALPLSFTVQSSDTISATLGTQQLQIGLIAGLIGLALVAIYSLIVYRALGSVIIASIAVMAILTYIIICILAWRIGFRLSLAGVAGLIVSIGFTADSFIVYFERIRDELRDGKSITSAVEDGWGRAKRTIYISKSINILAALVLYILADATVKGFAFTLGLTTLIDVFIFVIFTHPVMQLLARTRFFGGGHKLSGLDPEALGAVYRSRSQYREVTTVSAGRGAKNARSRGEADRRQTIAERKRAEALAGDKPTNAGSEGDA; encoded by the coding sequence GTGGCTTCATCCTCTCCCGTCCGTCACGCCTGGCGGGTCCTTCTCGGCCTGCTCCTCGTGACGGGCGTGCTCTTCGGCATCAACGCGCTGGGCGTGTACGTCTTCAAGGACAGCAACGGGGAGGCCGCGAGCTCGTGGTCACCCGAGCTCGCCCTCGACCTCCAGGGCGGCACGCAGATCGTCCTGAGCGCGGAGACCGAGGACGGCGCCGCCCCCTCGACCGAGCAGCTCGATCAGGCCGCGGCGATCATCCGTCAGCGCGTCGACGCCTCGGGTGTCGCCGAGGCCGACATCACCACCGAGGGCGGACAGAACATCGTCGTCCAGATCCCGGGTGAGGCCGACGCGCAGACGCGGGAGCGGATCCAGTCGAGCGCTCAGCTCGAGTTCCGCCCCGTTCTGTACACCACGGCGGCGACCAACGAGTTCGTCGGCGAGGACGGCAACTCCACGCCGTACCCGAGCCCGGACCCGGGGCTCAACTCGACGCCGACGGCCGAGCCGACCGACGCGAGCGACCTCTCCTGGGTCACGGACAAGCTGGCCGCGGAGTTCCAGGCGTACGACTGCGCGAACCCCGACAACAACGCCGCGAAGGCGCCGAAGGACCAGCCGCTCATCGCCTGCTCGGCGGACGGGACGGCGAAGTACATCCTCGGACCTGCCGAGCTCGACGGAACCGCCATCACAGACGCCTCGGCCGGTCGCGATCCGAAGTCGGGCGCATGGCTCGTCCAGCTCACGATGAACGGCGACGGGGCCGACGCCTTCGGCAAGGTCAGCACCCGTCTGAACCAGAACCGCATCGACGGGCTCACGCCGCGCGATCAGTTCGCGTTCGTGCTCGACGGCAACGTGATCAGCGCGCCGCGCATGAACGGCCAGATCCTCGACGGAAAGCCGAGCATCTCGGGCAGCTTCACACAGGAGACCGCGACGACTCTCGCGGACCAGCTCAAGTTCGGTGCTCTTCCGCTCAGCTTCACGGTGCAGAGCTCCGACACGATCTCGGCCACGCTGGGCACCCAGCAGCTGCAGATCGGTCTGATCGCCGGACTCATCGGTCTCGCGTTGGTGGCGATCTACTCGCTGATCGTCTATCGCGCGCTCGGGTCGGTGATCATCGCGTCGATCGCGGTGATGGCGATCCTCACCTACATCATCATCTGCATCCTGGCGTGGCGCATCGGCTTCCGCCTGTCGCTCGCCGGTGTCGCCGGTCTGATCGTCTCCATCGGTTTCACGGCCGACTCGTTCATCGTGTACTTCGAGCGAATACGAGACGAACTCCGTGATGGAAAGTCGATCACCTCTGCGGTGGAAGACGGCTGGGGTCGCGCCAAGCGCACGATCTACATCTCGAAGTCCATCAACATCCTCGCGGCGCTCGTGCTCTACATCCTGGCCGACGCCACGGTGAAGGGCTTCGCGTTCACGCTCGGCCTCACGACGCTCATCGACGTGTTCATCTTCGTGATCTTCACGCATCCCGTGATGCAGTTGCTCGCACGCACGCGATTCTTCGGCGGAGGCCACAAGCTCTCCGGTCTCGACCCCGAGGCTCTGGGCGCCGTGTACCGCAGCCGCTCGCAGTATCGCGAGGTGACCACGGTATCCGCAGGGCGGGGCGCGAAGAACGCCCGCTCCCGCGGTGAGGCGGATCGCAGACAGACCATCGCCGAACGCAAGCGCGCCGAGGCCCTCGCGGGTGACAAACCCACCAACGCCGGAAGTGAGGGAGACGCCTGA
- the ruvC gene encoding crossover junction endodeoxyribonuclease RuvC: protein MTSSLRVLGIDPGLTRCGVGVVDVDGSRRGTLVHVGVIRSSPDAEIGDRLSIVAAGIRAVIAEHRPHAVAVERVFAQQNTHSVMGTAQASGVALLIASESGLPAATHTPSEVKAAVTGYGAADKRQVQTMIARILRLDELPQPADAADALAIALCHAWRRGGAASSSGQAALTPAQRAWADAEKRVGRTYLRATP from the coding sequence GTGACCTCCTCTCTGCGTGTGCTCGGCATCGATCCAGGGCTCACCCGGTGCGGTGTCGGCGTCGTCGACGTCGACGGCTCGCGTCGCGGGACTCTGGTGCACGTCGGCGTGATCAGGTCATCGCCGGACGCGGAGATCGGTGATCGTCTGTCGATCGTCGCCGCCGGCATCCGCGCCGTGATCGCCGAGCACCGTCCGCACGCGGTGGCCGTCGAGCGCGTGTTCGCCCAGCAGAACACCCACTCGGTCATGGGAACGGCGCAGGCCAGTGGTGTCGCGCTGCTGATCGCCTCCGAGTCGGGGCTGCCTGCCGCCACCCATACCCCGAGCGAGGTCAAGGCGGCGGTGACGGGATACGGCGCTGCAGACAAGCGACAGGTGCAGACCATGATCGCGCGCATCCTGCGCCTGGACGAGCTGCCGCAGCCGGCCGATGCCGCTGACGCCCTGGCGATCGCCCTCTGCCACGCATGGCGCCGCGGCGGAGCCGCATCATCTTCCGGCCAGGCGGCGCTGACCCCCGCGCAGCGTGCCTGGGCCGATGCCGAGAAGCGTGTCGGTCGAACATACCTACGAGCGACACCGTAG
- the ruvA gene encoding Holliday junction branch migration protein RuvA, whose product MISSLHGVVLHATSDQVVIDVGGVGFAVAVPADVAHTAAVGEKLLLHTSLIVREDSLSLFGFADRGELEIFGLLISVTGVGPKSALGVLSHLTADQIAEAVTAEDDAPFRRVSGIGPKTAKLIVLQLAGKVQAFAAPSKPTAAGGTDVVTQVAAALVGLGWSEKVAAEAATQTAAEATDAERASVASLLRRTLALLGPAQGGQARV is encoded by the coding sequence ATGATCTCCTCTCTGCACGGTGTCGTCCTGCATGCGACATCCGATCAGGTCGTCATCGACGTGGGCGGGGTCGGATTCGCCGTCGCCGTCCCCGCTGACGTCGCGCACACAGCGGCGGTGGGGGAGAAGCTCCTGCTGCACACCAGCCTCATCGTGCGCGAGGACTCCCTGTCGCTGTTCGGATTCGCCGACCGGGGGGAGCTGGAGATCTTCGGACTTCTCATCAGCGTCACCGGTGTCGGTCCGAAGTCGGCGCTGGGCGTGCTCTCGCACCTCACGGCCGATCAGATCGCCGAAGCCGTCACGGCCGAGGACGACGCCCCGTTCCGGCGCGTCTCCGGCATCGGCCCCAAGACGGCCAAGCTCATCGTCCTGCAGCTCGCCGGAAAGGTGCAGGCCTTCGCGGCGCCGTCGAAGCCGACCGCCGCGGGCGGAACCGACGTCGTGACGCAGGTGGCCGCAGCGCTGGTCGGCCTCGGCTGGTCCGAGAAGGTCGCCGCGGAAGCCGCGACCCAGACGGCGGCGGAGGCCACGGATGCGGAGCGCGCATCGGTCGCCTCGCTCCTGCGACGCACGCTCGCCCTCCTCGGCCCGGCGCAGGGAGGCCAGGCGCGTGTCTGA
- a CDS encoding carboxylesterase family protein: MRRSRHIAPARLSSHVRDGEPTPADALRYLVHLPDDYDADQEKLWPLVLFLHGAGERGSEIDLAAVHGPPMLADAGREFPFVLVTPQCAESSQWVAEVSTLSALLDEVVAAHRIDPARISVTGLSMGGFGTWSLAVRYPERFAAIAPICGGLWVQSAAPVRSLPVWAFHGDADDVVPISATELIVTELQSLDADVRFTRYAGVGHDSWTETYANPEFYDWLLSHHRVDLDMEGTAR, encoded by the coding sequence ATGCGCAGATCACGACACATCGCTCCTGCACGGCTCTCCTCGCACGTGCGCGACGGCGAGCCGACACCGGCCGACGCCTTGCGCTACCTGGTCCATCTGCCGGACGACTACGACGCCGATCAGGAGAAGCTCTGGCCCCTCGTGCTGTTCCTGCACGGTGCCGGAGAACGAGGTTCCGAGATCGACCTCGCCGCCGTGCACGGCCCGCCGATGCTGGCGGATGCCGGCCGCGAGTTTCCCTTCGTCCTCGTCACACCCCAGTGCGCGGAGTCGAGTCAGTGGGTCGCCGAGGTCTCGACGCTGTCCGCACTGCTCGACGAGGTCGTCGCGGCGCACCGCATCGACCCGGCGCGCATATCGGTGACCGGACTCAGCATGGGCGGGTTCGGGACCTGGAGTCTGGCGGTGCGCTATCCGGAGCGGTTCGCCGCGATCGCACCCATCTGCGGCGGACTGTGGGTGCAGAGCGCCGCGCCTGTGCGCAGCCTGCCCGTCTGGGCGTTCCACGGCGACGCCGACGATGTCGTGCCGATCTCCGCCACGGAGCTGATCGTGACCGAGCTCCAGTCGCTCGACGCCGACGTGCGGTTCACGCGATATGCGGGCGTCGGTCACGATTCCTGGACCGAGACGTACGCGAACCCCGAGTTCTACGACTGGCTGCTCTCCCACCACCGGGTCGATCTCGACATGGAGGGCACCGCACGATGA
- the pdxS gene encoding pyridoxal 5'-phosphate synthase lyase subunit PdxS gives MAEQTTTGSSRVKRGLAEMLKGGVIMDVVTAEQAKIAEDAGAVAVMALERVPADIRAQGGVSRMSDPDMIDSIIDAVSIPVMAKARIGHFVEAQVLQELGVDYIDESEVLSPADYVNHIDKYGFTVPFVCGATNLGEALRRINEGAAMIRSKGEAGTGDVSEAMKHIRKIRGEIAALTALPKDELFVAAKELQAPYELVAEIAETGKLPVVLFVAGGVATPADAAMMMQLGADGVFVGSGIFKSGNPVERAKAIVKATTFFDDAKVIAEVSRGLGEAMVGINVSDLPAPHRLAERGW, from the coding sequence ATGGCAGAGCAGACAACCACCGGATCCTCGCGCGTCAAGCGCGGACTCGCCGAGATGCTCAAGGGCGGCGTCATCATGGACGTCGTCACGGCAGAGCAGGCGAAGATCGCCGAAGACGCCGGCGCCGTCGCCGTCATGGCGCTCGAGCGCGTGCCGGCCGACATCCGTGCGCAGGGCGGCGTCTCGCGCATGAGCGACCCCGACATGATCGACAGCATCATCGACGCGGTGTCGATCCCCGTCATGGCCAAAGCCCGCATCGGGCACTTCGTCGAAGCGCAGGTCCTGCAGGAGCTCGGCGTCGACTACATCGACGAGTCCGAGGTGCTCTCGCCCGCCGACTACGTGAACCACATCGACAAGTACGGCTTCACTGTGCCGTTCGTGTGCGGTGCGACCAACCTCGGCGAGGCGCTGCGTCGCATCAATGAGGGCGCGGCCATGATCCGATCCAAGGGCGAGGCCGGTACCGGTGACGTCTCGGAGGCGATGAAGCACATCCGCAAGATCCGCGGCGAGATCGCCGCGCTCACCGCGCTGCCCAAGGATGAGCTGTTCGTCGCGGCCAAGGAGCTGCAGGCACCCTACGAGCTCGTGGCCGAGATCGCCGAGACCGGAAAGCTCCCCGTCGTGCTGTTCGTGGCTGGCGGAGTCGCGACCCCTGCGGATGCGGCGATGATGATGCAGCTCGGCGCCGACGGCGTATTCGTCGGATCCGGGATCTTCAAGTCGGGCAATCCCGTCGAGCGCGCGAAGGCGATCGTCAAGGCGACGACCTTCTTCGACGACGCCAAGGTCATCGCCGAGGTTTCGCGGGGTCTCGGCGAGGCCATGGTCGGCATCAACGTCAGCGACCTCCCGGCACCGCACCGCCTCGCCGAGCGTGGCTGGTAG
- a CDS encoding preprotein translocase subunit YajC has protein sequence MEFLLFGLLAVLLVFMIFNTRKRTKQMKAEQEEKATKTVPGAKVLLQGGIYGTIVAYDPEDLDTPALVEIAPGTIIDVHSQAILRVVEPKDAVVDASADEIVEEQVADESIAPAVETPEETRARLERDADDK, from the coding sequence ATGGAATTCCTGCTCTTCGGCCTTCTTGCCGTCCTCCTCGTCTTCATGATCTTCAACACGCGCAAGCGCACGAAGCAGATGAAGGCAGAGCAGGAGGAGAAGGCCACCAAGACTGTTCCGGGCGCCAAGGTGCTCCTGCAGGGCGGCATCTACGGGACGATCGTCGCGTACGACCCCGAAGACCTCGACACGCCGGCGCTGGTCGAGATCGCTCCCGGCACCATCATCGACGTCCACAGCCAGGCCATCCTGCGCGTCGTCGAGCCCAAGGACGCCGTCGTCGACGCGTCGGCAGATGAGATCGTCGAGGAGCAGGTCGCCGACGAGTCGATCGCTCCGGCCGTCGAGACTCCCGAGGAGACCCGCGCCCGCCTCGAGCGCGACGCCGACGACAAGTAA
- a CDS encoding aminoglycoside phosphotransferase family protein, with protein MNTGADRLRPAWTALPQSIRAQIVGAIGGDFVTDRPAHGGFSASYAGVVTTTAGHAFVKACGADWHADSLHFLREEMRTLVDLPSSVAPRLLAAFDDAAGAALVIEAIDGHHPGRPWTLEDLHAVAEALRALSTTAAPSEMPRAEDRMIPGFTRWAEIAADPRLLDALPHDLPARMPQLLRIEEDLSDALHGDVIVHDDVRADNILISGARAHLLDWPHARRGAAWVDLPCLLPSIEASGGPTCEEAWAVFEDHDAPSQIELLPVISAFASFLWYQQAQPEIPQLPGLRAFQRAQAAPALRWLATLL; from the coding sequence ATGAACACCGGAGCTGATCGCCTCCGGCCCGCCTGGACGGCGCTTCCTCAGTCGATACGCGCACAGATCGTCGGGGCGATCGGGGGCGACTTCGTGACCGACCGGCCCGCACACGGCGGCTTCAGCGCCTCCTATGCGGGCGTCGTGACGACCACGGCAGGTCATGCCTTCGTCAAGGCCTGCGGTGCCGACTGGCACGCGGACTCGCTGCACTTCCTCCGCGAGGAGATGCGCACGCTCGTCGACCTGCCGTCTTCGGTCGCTCCGCGCCTCCTCGCCGCCTTCGACGACGCCGCGGGTGCCGCACTCGTCATCGAGGCGATCGACGGACACCACCCCGGTCGACCGTGGACGCTCGAAGACCTGCACGCCGTGGCTGAGGCCCTGCGAGCGCTCTCGACCACCGCCGCACCGTCGGAGATGCCGCGAGCGGAAGACCGGATGATCCCCGGCTTCACCCGGTGGGCGGAGATCGCCGCGGATCCCCGTCTCCTCGATGCTCTGCCCCACGACCTGCCGGCGCGGATGCCGCAGCTCCTGCGGATCGAGGAGGACCTCAGCGACGCATTGCACGGCGACGTCATCGTTCATGACGACGTGCGCGCAGACAACATCCTCATCAGCGGCGCACGAGCGCACCTGCTCGACTGGCCGCATGCGCGCCGGGGTGCTGCGTGGGTCGACCTGCCCTGTCTGCTGCCGAGCATCGAGGCGTCGGGTGGGCCGACCTGCGAAGAGGCGTGGGCTGTGTTCGAAGACCACGATGCGCCGTCGCAGATCGAGTTGCTCCCCGTGATCTCCGCGTTCGCGTCGTTCCTCTGGTACCAGCAGGCACAACCGGAGATTCCGCAGCTCCCTGGCCTTCGCGCCTTCCAGCGCGCGCAGGCGGCTCCGGCGCTGCGCTGGCTCGCCACGCTGCTCTGA
- the ruvB gene encoding Holliday junction branch migration DNA helicase RuvB, translated as MSDHLDASEPSDETELAIEGALRPTSLGEFVGQQKVRGQLQLLLEAARIQSRPADHILLAGPPGLGKTTLAMIVAHESERPLRLSSGPAIQHAGDLAALLSSLVPGEVLFIDEIHRMARSAEEMLYLAMEDYRIDIMVGKGAGATSIPLELSPFTLVGATTRSGLLPNPLRDRFGFTGHLEFYEESELEQVIARSAAVLGVDLPTDSLSEIARRSRGTPRIANRLLRRVRDYALVHTGGVATIREVRAALELYDVDPIGLDRLDRAVLEALVRRFRGGPVGLSTLAVAVGEEAETVESVVEPYLVRIGFLGRTPRGRVAMPEAYAHLGVAHPDGMLTLDDL; from the coding sequence GTGTCTGACCATCTCGACGCCAGCGAGCCGTCCGACGAGACCGAGCTCGCGATCGAGGGCGCGCTGCGTCCGACCAGCCTGGGGGAGTTCGTCGGACAGCAGAAGGTCCGCGGTCAGCTGCAGCTCCTCCTCGAGGCCGCACGCATCCAGAGCCGCCCGGCCGACCACATCCTGCTGGCAGGGCCTCCGGGGCTCGGCAAGACGACGCTCGCGATGATCGTGGCGCACGAGAGCGAGCGTCCGCTGCGTCTGTCCAGCGGTCCGGCGATCCAGCACGCCGGAGACCTCGCCGCTCTGCTGTCGAGCCTGGTACCAGGCGAAGTCCTGTTCATCGACGAGATCCACCGGATGGCGCGCTCCGCGGAGGAGATGCTCTACCTCGCGATGGAGGACTACCGGATCGACATCATGGTGGGCAAGGGCGCGGGCGCCACGAGCATTCCGCTCGAACTCTCGCCGTTCACCCTCGTCGGCGCGACGACGCGCTCCGGTCTGCTGCCGAATCCCCTGCGTGATCGCTTCGGTTTCACCGGGCACCTGGAGTTCTATGAGGAGTCCGAGCTCGAACAGGTGATCGCCCGCTCGGCCGCCGTCCTCGGCGTCGATCTGCCGACGGATTCGCTCTCCGAGATCGCCCGCCGCTCGCGCGGCACACCACGCATCGCCAACCGTCTGCTCCGCCGTGTGCGCGACTACGCCCTGGTGCACACGGGGGGAGTGGCGACCATCCGCGAGGTCCGTGCGGCGCTGGAACTCTACGACGTCGATCCGATCGGCCTCGACCGCCTCGACCGTGCCGTGCTGGAAGCACTGGTGCGTCGATTCCGCGGGGGTCCGGTCGGGCTCAGCACACTCGCGGTGGCGGTCGGCGAGGAGGCTGAGACGGTGGAGAGCGTGGTCGAGCCCTACCTCGTGCGCATCGGGTTCCTCGGACGCACTCCCCGTGGCCGTGTCGCGATGCCGGAGGCGTACGCGCATCTGGGCGTCGCGCATCCGGACGGGATGCTTACGTTGGATGACCTATAA
- the pdxT gene encoding pyridoxal 5'-phosphate synthase glutaminase subunit PdxT: MAGSTRVGVLALQGDVREHAALLTGLGADVVLVRRPDELSSVGGLVIPGGESSVIDKLSRIFGMQQPIRDAIAAGMPVLGTCAGLIMLADDIVDAIDGQESFGGLDVVVRRNAFGRQVESFEAELDVPALGTEPVSAAFIRGPVVESVGPRAQVLAALPDGRVVAVEQGELLGLSFHPEITGEKRFHERFLARVEARRRAMVTPRV; the protein is encoded by the coding sequence GTGGCTGGTAGCACTCGGGTCGGTGTCCTCGCGCTGCAGGGCGACGTGCGCGAGCACGCCGCCCTGCTCACGGGCCTCGGCGCCGACGTGGTTCTGGTGCGTCGTCCCGACGAGCTCTCGTCGGTGGGCGGCCTCGTGATCCCGGGCGGAGAGTCGAGCGTGATCGACAAGCTCTCCCGCATCTTCGGGATGCAACAGCCGATCCGCGACGCGATCGCGGCAGGGATGCCGGTGCTCGGCACCTGTGCGGGACTGATCATGCTCGCCGATGACATCGTCGACGCGATCGACGGGCAGGAATCGTTCGGCGGGCTCGACGTCGTCGTCCGCCGCAATGCCTTCGGACGTCAGGTGGAGTCCTTCGAGGCCGAGCTCGACGTCCCCGCTCTCGGTACGGAGCCGGTCTCTGCGGCGTTCATCCGCGGCCCCGTGGTCGAGTCGGTCGGTCCGCGTGCCCAGGTGCTGGCGGCGTTGCCGGACGGTCGCGTCGTCGCGGTGGAGCAGGGAGAACTGCTCGGGCTGAGCTTCCACCCCGAGATCACGGGGGAGAAGCGCTTCCATGAGCGCTTCCTCGCGCGGGTCGAAGCGCGCCGACGGGCGATGGTGACGCCGCGCGTCTGA
- the secF gene encoding protein translocase subunit SecF: MPSMNEFGNNLYSGKTSFPFVGKRRLWFIIAIALVVGSALVPLIRPIQFSIEFTGGSQFTVQAPDSVEQDTATTAVQSVVPGAATKVVVVNGTDIRVQTDQMSAAETQQVGEALAKAYSVEPSAVTSSFIGPAWGENVTKQSLWGLAIFLALTFLILAIYFRTWKMSAAAIIGLLDVLVITVGVYALAGFEISPAAVIGFLTILAYSLYDTTVVFDKIRENTTEDGEKSARLFGESVNLAVNQTLVRSINTSVVAALPVGAVLFIGAFWLGAESLTDISLSIFVGILVATYSTLFVAAPLYSLFRENEPQLKARDARIRESRSKASVEV; the protein is encoded by the coding sequence ATGCCTTCCATGAATGAGTTCGGCAACAACCTCTACTCGGGGAAGACCTCTTTCCCGTTCGTCGGCAAGCGGCGTCTGTGGTTCATCATCGCGATCGCTCTCGTCGTCGGATCGGCACTCGTGCCCCTCATCCGCCCTATCCAGTTCTCGATCGAGTTCACCGGGGGATCGCAGTTCACCGTTCAGGCGCCGGACAGCGTCGAGCAGGACACCGCGACCACCGCGGTGCAGTCGGTCGTGCCCGGAGCGGCGACGAAGGTCGTCGTGGTCAACGGCACGGACATCCGCGTCCAGACCGACCAGATGAGCGCCGCGGAGACCCAGCAGGTCGGCGAGGCGCTGGCGAAGGCCTACAGCGTCGAGCCCTCTGCCGTCACCTCCTCCTTCATCGGCCCGGCCTGGGGCGAGAACGTCACGAAGCAGTCGCTGTGGGGTCTTGCGATCTTCCTCGCGCTGACCTTCCTGATCCTCGCGATCTACTTCCGCACGTGGAAGATGTCGGCCGCGGCCATCATCGGTCTGCTCGACGTGCTCGTGATCACGGTGGGCGTCTACGCGCTGGCCGGCTTCGAGATCTCGCCCGCGGCCGTGATCGGCTTCCTGACGATCCTCGCGTACTCGCTGTACGACACCACGGTGGTGTTCGACAAGATCCGGGAGAACACCACGGAGGACGGGGAGAAGTCCGCCCGACTGTTCGGTGAATCGGTGAACCTCGCCGTGAACCAGACGCTGGTGCGCTCCATCAACACCTCGGTCGTCGCAGCGCTGCCGGTCGGCGCCGTGCTCTTCATCGGCGCTTTCTGGCTCGGTGCGGAGTCGCTCACCGACATCTCGCTGTCGATCTTCGTCGGCATCCTGGTGGCGACCTACTCGACGCTCTTCGTGGCTGCTCCGCTCTACTCGCTGTTCCGCGAGAACGAGCCGCAGCTCAAGGCACGCGACGCCCGCATCCGCGAGAGCCGCAGCAAGGCCTCGGTCGAGGTCTGA